The genomic DNA TTCATTATCATGCCCTTTGCCTTAACAGCTCAGTTCAAGTTCACAAGGAATGAAATCAGTGGTGGACAAGACATGCAAAGACTTATTCTAGTGGACTTAGACGAAGATTCAAACATAGATATTGTTGCCGGTGGAAGCAATAAGGTCTATTGGTTTAAGAATGATGGTTCAGGCAATTTCACAAGATCTGAGGTGTATAGCGGATCT from Candidatus Neomarinimicrobiota bacterium includes the following:
- a CDS encoding VCBS repeat-containing protein, yielding MMNQSNYNAKKLAFCLFIIMPFALTAQFKFTRNEISGGQDMQRLILVDLDEDSNIDIVAGGSNKVYWFKNDGSGNFTRSEVYSGS